Part of the Candidatus Hydrogenedentota bacterium genome, TGTTCCTGTTGGTCCTGATTGCACCCATGAAGACCCACATGGTTGAGAACCTTACCGGCTGGAATCTTCAGGTGTTGAGCGTGCTGTGCCTGTATGCCGCGGGGCTTTCGCTGGTCGGCGTCACGATGCTCAGCGTTCGTCGCGCCGAACGCGCGGGCCACTGCGGTCCGTGGCAACTGATCGGCATCGCGGTCGGCTGGGCTCTTTTGCTCGCCTTCGTGTTCCGGCTCGCTATCATGTCTGGCGTCGAAATTCCACAACTGCCGTTGCCGTGGCTTGTTTTTCTTGCAGGGCTGCTCTGCATCCCCATCGCCAGCGTGGCGCTGGCGCCGTTGTCGCTGGCGGCGGCGCGGCATCAATGAGAACCTGACCGACAGGTGACCAGCGCACGGGTCTGCTGCTCTTAAATTTCAAAGGGAGCTACGGGTGCCACGTTCAAGGTCCGCGGCTCCGCCGCGAAGGCTTGAGCGTGCGAGACTCCAGAAGAGCGCCAACAGTCAGGAGCAGTATTTCATCCTTAACGGGTGACGCAGCGCGTCATGAAAGGCTGTACCATAACTCCCGCCGCGACTACTGAATCTGGTCCGACTTCATCCGGTTGCACCGCTCGCACAGCAGCTGTAGATTCCGCACCGTATTCGCACCGCCCTTCGACACCGGGATGATGTGGTCAAACTCCAGCAGCTCCCGCGACCCGCATTCCACGCAGGCGCCACCGTCGCGACGCCAGACCTCGCGCTTCACCTGCGCCGGAATCGGCTCGCGGCGCGGGGCGGCGTCCGGCGCCGGGGCGTCCGCGCCGTCCTCGCGCTCCGCGAAAAACGCGTCGAAGCGCTCCGCCGCAATCTTGTTCTCCAGCTTCTTGTTGCATCGCGGGCACAGCGTGGCCCACTGCCCGTCGATCTCCCAGCGGTACTTCTCCTCCTCCGGCGCGAAGGCGAACTCGCAAATGTCGCAGTGCGTCTTTACGAAGGCCCCGCGAAGCGCGCGCCACGCCCGGACCAGCAGGTACAGCAGAAACAGCGCAATGGGGATATACACATACCAGGACACGGCGCGTCAGGCCCCAGGTCCGCGGCGGATAGAAATCATTCGCAACATTCGCCCCCGTCAGCCCGCCATCGCCCGAAGTTCGGCGAAGTCCACG contains:
- a CDS encoding HNH endonuclease, which encodes MSWYVYIPIALFLLYLLVRAWRALRGAFVKTHCDICEFAFAPEEEKYRWEIDGQWATLCPRCNKKLENKIAAERFDAFFAEREDGADAPAPDAAPRREPIPAQVKREVWRRDGGACVECGSRELLEFDHIIPVSKGGANTVRNLQLLCERCNRMKSDQIQ